ataaaaattataaacaggttctttttcttaaaaactttggacagtatttattttaaacattaataagttaatgaatattatttgcagcgtggaagatgtttaaaagccatttaagaacacacaaaagaaaacgtTAAATTCACTGCAacgtttaaataattttttaatttgtgtcaaaatattatCGTCACTTTGAAACCATTCCCTGTTCACTAACCAAACTTCATGCTGCATCTCTGCtgcaaatttaaatgttgaagtgaatctaacagttttttgtgtgttcataaacggcttataaacacctcccacactgcaattgtttttgtttcagcacacaatctcagatcgagtcacttgctatgcaagtacatctccataataaatattatttctttcatataatttCAAGATCAGATCTGCCAATTGGAGAGTTTGCTTtcgttaacccttttgttaccaaagttctgttgaaatacactgtccatgtatcaattaattttgaaaataatgaagaatttattagaaTAAATGTCATGCCACCCAACTTCTTCCCTCGGGGCCTCAGGTTGAACACTAATGGCTACTTCCATGTTCTAAGTGAGGTGGTGGAGCCTTGGATCAAGCAGGTAGCTGCAGGGAGGCTGTATGTGTGGAAGCAAGACTCTGCGTCCCGTCACACCAGCCAGAAGACCCAGGCCTGGGTCTTCGATCACACAGCACCTGCCCTTTGACCTCCCGACTCACCTGACTGCAATCCCCTTGACTTCTTTGTGTGGGATGTGGTAGGTTTTTATATGGTTTCTGTGCCCAAGGGTGATTCACAGTAGGATCGAACCTAAAACCATAAGATaacaaagcaagctttttagccACCCAGCCATATACATGGGTCTTACCTGTGTAATGCAAAGTTTGAATAAGGCTGTGACTTCAGTAAGTGGAGGTTCTTGGAGCAGACAATTACGGAATGACTTTATTATACAACTGCATTCTTCAGGTTTAACCAATTGGCACAAACTAACAAGTTGCATACGTTCAACATGAGGTATTTGATATGTACGAGTTTCATTACTAACGAGCCAGCTGTAATCAACTCCTGTTTGTTGTCTGCGTTCTTCCTGCTCCATTTCCCAGTAATGTTGTTCCAAATCCTgttaatataaacacaaatattcattacatatacaaatacacacaaatatatatatatatatatatatatatatatatatataagagagacgactgcactggtatggtcatgtggcgagaatggatgaggatagctgtgtgaaaaagtgctactccctagcagttgagggaacctgtggaagaggtagacctaggaagatctgggataaggtggtgaaacatggccttcaaacattaggcctcaccaaggcattgactagtgaccaagacctttggaaatatgctgtgcatgaaaagatccggcaagccaagtgagaccattacctgtggcctatgccaggggtgtaaccagcccacttatgcgtacttttccttcactggacactaaactctgcttgcgaagacctgtgaAATcgaaggcaagtgaaatcaaaatcaaatcaaattcacaaatctgatgactggcacccatgccagtagagcgctaacagcaccatccgaccaggatcactgccagagcagctgactggcttccgtgcctgtggcacataaaaagcaccattcaaacgtgttcgttaccagcgttgccttactggcacgtgaaaaaacaatcgagcgaggtcgttgccagtgctgctggactggctcccatgcaggtgacatgtaaaaaacaccacttaagtgtggccgttgccagtaccgcctgactgattctcgtgccagtggcatgtataaaagcatccactacactctcagagtggttggcgttaggaagggcatccagctgtagaaactctgccagatcagattggagcctagtgcagccatctggttcgccagtccccagttaaactgttcaacccatggaaagcagatgatgatgatgatgatgatgatgatatttacaaaCCATCCATCCTCCGACTAACATGGAATATAAACATCTTATGGTAGAATAAACTTGTAAcatattgttctatattttagagatgaagaattctgtacattatttacattggacggatatgtgtcctcatctagtttgttgttatcacaacattttggctgatttactctccagccttcatcaggtgtcctggtagaattttgaacccaaccctggattttcattcctaaggtatttttttgctgatattattattattattattattattattattatttattcaagacgctgcctggaattgaactcagaatcttggaattagtagcccacactcttaatcATTACGCAATATGCCCGTGGGCAAATATAgcgtgaattttagggcttataacaacaaacaagatgagaacacgTATCTGTCCAGTGTAAATAATGAACTTGTCTGGCTTCCGtggcggtggcacataaaaagcaccatttgagtgtgatcgttaccagcattgctttactggcacgtgaacaaaacattcgagcgaggtcgttgccagtgctgccggactgactcctgtacaggtggcacataaaaaacaccatttgagcgtggccgttgtcagtaccgctaGACTGGCCtacgtgccggtggcatgtaaaagcacccactacactctctgagtggttggcgttaggaagggcatccagctgtagaaactctgccaaatcagattggagcctggtgcagccatctggtttgccagtcctcagtcaaatcgtccaacccatgctagcatggaaagtggaccttaaacgatggtgatgatgatgatgatggtaatgatgaatcAAGAAATTGGAGAGATTTAACATATTAATTTACTGCTCGTTATTCTTGGAATAAAATTTAATAGGTTCTTACgcgatggaaggttttaatttagatgtgAACATTTCAAAATGGTCAGTTTTAATCAAAGAACATAAAGGTAGTTGAGCAGAATGTGAGCCTACTCACCCTTAGTTGGGTTTCCAACTCCAAAATTAGGGAATCTGTAACAACTAACTGCCAGTCTTTTTCAAGTGGGCCCCTTGTAGAATCCCCAGGCATCCAAGACTTGAGCCATGATCGAATCCCTGACATAGacattctaaaaaaaaagaaaagaaaaaataaagaaaattaacacaCATCTTTCGGTTTGATAATTCTCTTAATGCCACATAACACAATGAATTTCGAGCGAGGGTTATCTATGAGCAGTTTTCAGTTAAACCTTATTagtcaaatatttgtttttcacttcTTAACGATTTTAGATGTCGTCACCAGTTGTGTTCATAACAATAAATACAAACCTTCAAATGGCTGTTATAAAGGAACATCGTGGTTTTCCAACGTTATTCGCCATCATGAAACTTTTACTAACATCTAACTGGTGATAATCACCTTAAGGGGTAGGCAAAGTGATCACTATTGACCCCAGGAGGTGTCTATGTGGTCGATAAGTTATCGACGATTTCATGATATACAAGAAGTTTGTCAACCCCTGTTTTGAGTATTGTTGACTACGTACAAGCATGCAAAACGCATGAAACATCAGAATAACATTAACAGGGCAACGATATTACAGATCCGATGGACACAGAGTGCGGCTGTTGATCGGATACgtatttacataataataataataataatacaaacagaaATGAGTAAATTCTGGGAAGTACACCCGCACGagtttcactaagaaaaaaaaagcttcgGACTTTTTAATTTAcccataaatgaatatatattattaaatatataatctttaatGCACAACTTTGATATTTCCTAGcaaggattaaaaacaaaacagaaaaacattcTTAGAGAAGAATTAAGGAAACTgttgatattttataaatgacTAAGATTCGTGTAAACAGTATacaaacatcttttttttatgCAATGAATGGATTAATGCTTCATAATATCAGAATTATTTttgcagaaaagaagaaaatgaacatacacaacaatatttaaaactattattttttatctatttaaaacGAGTTTTCCTTTATCGTAATAAGGAGGAAGTCGTTTTCGATAaggataaataattttaaatgtcaaGACTTTGTTTTCCGAAGTAAATTTTGGGGCTTAGAACCGAAAAATACTGATAATTTTAGATAAGGAAAGACGGTAAATGAGTTTTATTTTCAGGACAGAGTTAAAAATGGGTTGATTTTTAAggtaagaaatttttttaaatgagtcaatttttaaagatattaagaTCTGTAGTCGAAACAAGAAATgacaatatttgtttaaaaaacatTGTTGCATTCATCGtataaaagcaacaaacaaaataattactaCATCAAGATCTGCTATTATGTAAAtgatacatgaaataaattcacttaatagatttaaatattgttgcaataataataatagtaaatgcaacaaaacaataaatcaaaTGTGACAGTATGTGTGGTGTCTATANNNNNNNNNNTATATAATGTCAGTGCTATTAGAATAATCGTCATCGTTGAAAAACCTAAAAGAAAAGATGTTTTCGAGTTTGCTTACCGGTCATATACCAGCGACCCTGTTATCTCAACAATGTTGTTAAACAACGCATCTGTTGACAATTAGTAAATACGAAACTAAATCCAATTAGTAGTAAATGCAGACATCTAAACAGCAATATAATAACCCTTTCCTTAGTGACGACTgctttaataaatttctttttaattataaaataaaacccGGTTTATCATACCCATGATATatcatctctctatctttcaaaTATAACGAgtaattgtaattattgtttaaccctaggtccgTCCTGATCGAGAATACCATGATCAAAATATACGTCAGAGCTGACGATACCGTCTTTTCATGTGTATCTCAGATTACATTACCTAATGTGTCCTTCGTTATTTTAAAACGGTAGTATGTCCTTTATGGAaggtttagctgttgtttctaacatgaTGACTCTATAGAGAGACTCGTTGGCTCCTATAATGGATGTTGATACCAGAGATATTAAATTCAGGTGTTAGATAGAGGTGAAACTTGAAAAGCTTCTGAATATTCTAGAAAAATGTTACCGATGAAGAAAGTGGCACTAAATTTCAAGACTATTCAcgtcattaatatattttcatttttgttatagtttatttatatttacgaaAAAATATACGAAAATTGTGTCAATTcgcaaatatttgaaaataaaaaaagcctactctatttttcaatattatcttTGTGTGTTCCacccgaagtcgactttacctttcatcctttcggggtcgataaatcaagtaccagttaggtaatggggtcaatgtaatcgactactccccttcccaaaattgcaggccttgtgcctatagtagaaaggattatctttgcgtgtgcgtgtgcgtgcggccgcgcgtgtatgtatgtatgcaatgaatgcatgcgagtgtgtgcgtataagtgcgtgtgcgtgtgtgtaaatgtaaattagATTGCTAATGAACAGAAACTATAATATAACTTAAGATTAGTTGAGAAGCTGCTAGAAATCAGATATTCAAACTGAGATAAATTTAATGATACTATTAAaggttttataaataattaatgttttgTATAGACATTACCTGGGAGAATAGTATCTCACGGAACGATCGACCTAAAAGATGCAGATTGCTGATGAGAGAGAAGTTATTCTTTAAAGATATCTGCCTCGTACCATCATTGAAAAGTAACAGACGACAAGCTGCCAATTGTTGACGATAATGAGTGGGAGTGGTATGCACAAGATGATATTTCGTTGTCACTGAGATAAAAGTAGTTATCTGACTTATTTATTCAACAAGCAGAATTGCTGATAAAAGCAAGGACGTAAGATGATTAAATGTAGTGTGCACTCCGCCGACTTTGTTTCctcttaactttaaaaaaaaatggatatttttaatataaaattttctatTCAGATGGCATAaattccgattatatcggaatttgttgtggaAATTGTTTTCTGAGGCCTGGAAGAGAAGTTTCGAAAAATTTACACGTGTTgcctttgtttcctcataactttcagaaaactgGGTATCCtttatgaaattttcaacaattacctttcagagtgtgtagattacgattatatcggaagttaatattaaaaggataataataataattgttgggCGTGCACACATTCATACTGACAAACATCACATatgaatgaaacttgaaatttcgaaaaaaaattgttatgcgtcagtatttatgagtatatgcccatcgttttttcttttttttttccccacatcAA
This genomic interval from Octopus bimaculoides isolate UCB-OBI-ISO-001 chromosome 4, ASM119413v2, whole genome shotgun sequence contains the following:
- the LOC106867333 gene encoding protein RD3 is translated as MSMSGIRSWLKSWMPGDSTRGPLEKDWQLVVTDSLILELETQLRDLEQHYWEMEQEERRQQTGVDYSWLVSNETRTYQIPHVERMQLVSLCQLVKPEECSCIIKSFRNCLLQEPPLTEVTALFKLCITQILEERPKEETFTEWVSTRTANLINNMKQLRPSPQVSPINDDIDIEKQQESYPLTSFDSMLYYKNGGQNIYDFTYNKQSQFI